The stretch of DNA AATCCGGAGGTGGTAGGTTTGAGCAAGGATTTTACAAAAACGGCGCGGGATGAACTTCATTTTTGGCTGCAAATTTTGGGCGATCACGGACGCTTTATCCATGACTCATTGGCGCCGGGCCAGAAGACTTTTATCGAGCAAGCGGACGCCTTCATCCAACAATTCGATTCTTTGCTGGCAGACTCGAAGCGTTCTCTAGATCGGCGTGCTCTTCTACTCCTTCTTCAAAAATCGAAATCTGCCAGTGAAATGATCCGTACTTATAAACTTTCAATCATCCGAGAACAACTCGTCGGGAACATTAAAATCTCCCTGACCCCCACTTTTCTAAACCATATGGTCAATGAAGTGGAAGAGGCAATCCGTTTGTTCTCCTATTTGGAAAAAGAGGAAATGCCGCCACCTGTCCACCCGCTCCACCATGATTTGCTTTGGCTATTGGATGCAGCCGGCCATGCAGGGGCCATCAACGATCAGCTGG from Bacillus sp. OxB-1 encodes:
- a CDS encoding DUF2935 domain-containing protein, with translation MSKDFTKTARDELHFWLQILGDHGRFIHDSLAPGQKTFIEQADAFIQQFDSLLADSKRSLDRRALLLLLQKSKSASEMIRTYKLSIIREQLVGNIKISLTPTFLNHMVNEVEEAIRLFSYLEKEEMPPPVHPLHHDLLWLLDAAGHAGAINDQLDRVERPLKKKSHKFMKDWDAFYLKAIELTGFLRTNATKFPALSKFHNDIHLEMTIFKAFLRELEELGLTKKGLGTLTPLMADHMAREECYYLTKLAETAEVPSPDCDPAKPRTNE